The following coding sequences lie in one Loxodonta africana isolate mLoxAfr1 chromosome X, mLoxAfr1.hap2, whole genome shotgun sequence genomic window:
- the SYAP1 gene encoding synapse-associated protein 1 isoform X2, which yields MFRGLSSWFGLEQPAADGAPSEGDRQLEGDAPPEQCSEVVAESVKEKPQQAGDQELLLDQAKGLGNYLFNFATEATKKITESAAKTAQTIKKSVEEGKIDDLIDKTIIGDFQKEQKKFVQEQHTKKSEAAVPPWVDSNDEETIQQQILALSADKRNFLRDPPAGVQFSFDFDQLYPVALVMLQEDELLSRMRFALVPKLVKEEVFWRNYFYRVSLIKQSAQLTALAAQQQAAGKEERSHSREGDLPLTDDSADWEKELQQELQEYEVVAESEKRDENWDKEIEKMLQEEN from the exons ATGTTCCGGGGTCTGAGCAGCTGGTTTGGCCTGGAGCAGCCGGCGGCGGACGGCGCGCCGTCCGAGGGAGACAGGCAGCTGGAGGGAGACGCTCCACCCGAGCAGTGCTCTGAGGTGGTGGCGGAGTCAGTGAAGGAGAAGCCGCAGCAAGCGGGGGACCAGGAGCTCCTTCTCGACCAGGCCAAAGGCCTCGGCA aCTATCTATTTAACTTTGCAACTGAGGCTACGAAAAAGATAACTGAATCAGCGGCCAAAACAGCCCAAACGATAAAGAAATCAGTAGAAGAAGGAAAAATAGATGACCTCATTGATAAG ACAATTATAGGAGATTTccaaaaggaacagaaaaaatttGTCCAGGAGCAACATACGAAAAAGTCAG AAGCAGCAGTGCCTCCGTGGGTCGACAGTAATGATGAAGaaacaattcaacaacaaatctTGGCCTTATCAGCG gACAAGAGAAATTTCCTGCGGGACCCCCCAGCTGGTGTGCAGTTCAGTTTTGACTTTGATCAGCTGTACCCAGTCGCCTTGGTCATGCTGCAAGAAGACGAGCTGCTGAGCAGGATGAGATTCGCCCTGGTTCCAAAACT TGTGAAGGAGGAGGTGTTTTGGAGGAACTACTTTTACCGCGTCTCCCTGATCAAGCAGTCGGCTCAGCTGACTGCCCTGGCTGCCCAGCAGCAGGCCGCAGGAAAGGAGGAGAGAAGCCACAGCAGAGAAGGGGATTTGCCGCTGACAG ATGATTCTGCAGATTGGGAAAAAGAGCTACAACAGGAACTTCAAGAATATGAAGTGGTGGCAGAATCAGAGAAACGAGATGAAAACTGGGATAAGGAAATAGAGAAAATGCTTCAAGAGGAAAATTAG
- the SYAP1 gene encoding synapse-associated protein 1 isoform X1, translated as MFRGLSSWFGLEQPAADGAPSEGDRQLEGDAPPEQCSEVVAESVKEKPQQAGDQELLLDQAKGLGNYLFNFATEATKKITESAAKTAQTIKKSVEEGKIDDLIDKTIIGDFQKEQKKFVQEQHTKKSEAAVPPWVDSNDEETIQQQILALSADKRNFLRDPPAGVQFSFDFDQLYPVALVMLQEDELLSRMRFALVPKLVKEEVFWRNYFYRVSLIKQSAQLTALAAQQQAAGKEERSHSREGDLPLTEAVRPKTPPVVIKSQLKTQEDEEEISTSPGVSEFVSDAFDACNFNQEDLRKEMEQLVLDKKEEETAVLEDDSADWEKELQQELQEYEVVAESEKRDENWDKEIEKMLQEEN; from the exons ATGTTCCGGGGTCTGAGCAGCTGGTTTGGCCTGGAGCAGCCGGCGGCGGACGGCGCGCCGTCCGAGGGAGACAGGCAGCTGGAGGGAGACGCTCCACCCGAGCAGTGCTCTGAGGTGGTGGCGGAGTCAGTGAAGGAGAAGCCGCAGCAAGCGGGGGACCAGGAGCTCCTTCTCGACCAGGCCAAAGGCCTCGGCA aCTATCTATTTAACTTTGCAACTGAGGCTACGAAAAAGATAACTGAATCAGCGGCCAAAACAGCCCAAACGATAAAGAAATCAGTAGAAGAAGGAAAAATAGATGACCTCATTGATAAG ACAATTATAGGAGATTTccaaaaggaacagaaaaaatttGTCCAGGAGCAACATACGAAAAAGTCAG AAGCAGCAGTGCCTCCGTGGGTCGACAGTAATGATGAAGaaacaattcaacaacaaatctTGGCCTTATCAGCG gACAAGAGAAATTTCCTGCGGGACCCCCCAGCTGGTGTGCAGTTCAGTTTTGACTTTGATCAGCTGTACCCAGTCGCCTTGGTCATGCTGCAAGAAGACGAGCTGCTGAGCAGGATGAGATTCGCCCTGGTTCCAAAACT TGTGAAGGAGGAGGTGTTTTGGAGGAACTACTTTTACCGCGTCTCCCTGATCAAGCAGTCGGCTCAGCTGACTGCCCTGGCTGCCCAGCAGCAGGCCGCAGGAAAGGAGGAGAGAAGCCACAGCAGAGAAGGGGATTTGCCGCTGACAG AGGCAGTACGGCCCAAAACGCCACCTGTTGTAATCAAATCTCAGCTTAAAACTCAAGAG GATGAGGAAGAGATTTCGACCAGCCCAGGTGTTTCTGAGTTTGTCAGCGATGCCTTCGATGCCTGTAACTTCAATCAGGAGGATCTGAGGAAAGAAATGGAGCAGCTCGTGCTTGACAAAAAGGAAGAGGAGACAGCTGTGCTAGAag ATGATTCTGCAGATTGGGAAAAAGAGCTACAACAGGAACTTCAAGAATATGAAGTGGTGGCAGAATCAGAGAAACGAGATGAAAACTGGGATAAGGAAATAGAGAAAATGCTTCAAGAGGAAAATTAG